One stretch of Pyrenophora tritici-repentis strain M4 chromosome 4, whole genome shotgun sequence DNA includes these proteins:
- a CDS encoding Methyltransf-23 multi-domain protein, with the protein MSTSNDLPDTNAIAYGDPTAEGASSSGPSLEIDSADSDERDSTFGDSAFGDNQSSYTMSATSSVFDFRYENGRRYHAYADGKYPVPNDDVEADRLDLQHHAFRLTLEGKLYRAPIPENVQNVLDVGCGTGIWSIEFADEHPSAHVLGTDLSPIQPAHVPPNCEFLIDDCEQDWIFHTKFDYIHTRAMVAAIKDWDRFFDQAYTNLKPGGYLECQEIAFPIRCMDPGVTAGDSPLIRWSEYFIEAAKKISLDGTGPRHFTPQLRNAGFTNVNVKMYKWPVGKWAKGARFKLLGRFVYEDLMDWLPSSSLGLFTRILKWSREEVEVFLAECRAEAKRKDRHYYADVFFWHAQKPSNASNPSHGHDVVHEEEGIDRDEEDYGNHARVPSTVATDAP; encoded by the exons ATGTCCACTTCAAACGACTTGCCTGACACTAATGCGATTGCCTATGGCGACCCTACTGCTGAAGGGGCTAGCAGCTCCGGCCCCTCGCTCGAAATTGAC AGCGCAGATAGCGATGAGCGCGACTCTACCTTTGGCGATTCTGCCTTTGGTGACAATCAATCCTCCTACACCATGTCGGCCACATCGTCCGTCTTCGACTTTCGCTACGAGAACGGCAGGCGATATCATGCCTATGCCGATGGCAAGTATCCAGTGCCGAATGATGAT GTTGAGGCGGATCGACTAGATCTCCAACACCACGCGTTTCGCCTTACACTCGAAGGCAAGCTGTACAGGGCACCGATTCCTGAAAACGTGCAGAATGTGCTCGACGTGGGCTGCGGAACCGGCATATGGTCTATTGAATTCGCCGACGAGCATCCATCGGCTCATGTACTCGGAACTGACCTGAGCCCCATTCAACCCGCCCACGTACCCCCGAACTGTGAGTTTCTCATCGACGATTGCGAGCAAGACTGGATTTTCCACACCAAGTTTGATTACATCCACACACGAGCCATGGTAGCTGCCATCAAGGACTGGGACCGCTTCTTCGACCAAGCCTACACCAATCTCAAGCCCGGCGGCTATCTAGAGTGTCAGGAAATTGCTTTCCCCATACGGTGCATGGATCCGGGAGTCACTGCCGGGGACTCGCCCCTGATCCGGTGGTCGGAATACTTCATTGAGGCCGCAAAGAAGATTAGTCTCGACGGTACTGGGCCTCGGCACTTTACTCCACAGCTCCGCAATGCTGGCTTCACTAATGTCAACGTCAAGATGTACAAGTGGCCTGTTGGAAAGTGGGCAAAGGGCGCAAGGTTCAAGCTGCTCGGCCGGTTTGTGTATGAAGATCTAATGGACTGGCTACCGAGCAGCTCGTTGGGACTATTCACGCGCATACTAAAGTGGTCAAGAGAGGAGGTTGAGGTGTTTCTGGCAGAATGCCGAGCCGAGGCTAAGAGGAAAGACCGACACTACTACGCGGATGT ATTCTTCTGGCATGCGCAGAAACCGAGTAATGCGAGTAACCCAAGCCATGGACATGATGTAGTACACGAGGAAGAGGGCATCGACCGTGACGAAGAAGACTACGGAAATCATGCCAGAGTACCGTCTACCGTAGCGACAGATGCGCCATAG
- a CDS encoding Retrotrans-gag domain containing protein: MSSPGDTNMTTNDSNQLLQSLLQRLEDMSTRMERLEASSHEPPQTPGHNTDATTDPTPTSETSNTSVPIIPKPRHSLPHPPTFGGNKSQWRGWKLEMEGKIEEDAQAIGSLKAQLRYVYMRLDGAAKTNVTTYYEIQVKEESPNPFKLLDRLELLYGERNRKEKAIQNLYSIRQKDDETFISFYPRFEKEMANADAESWPEHTKISYLRNALSGRIKDRLVGTSGTETSTYARFAQKCVDLSNDMELFGQWTKTTRRYGSRTAENAPTYEPPAKSNNATLTAASPEDMMEWEPTQPTTTQVNAVGLRGKTNMNGYPSRRPEDRELIGKRAKWVNQEEIDARRQERRCLRCGRNNCRIATCPLAAALRPTHVSVKTAKSTVVTKAAVEEEDPEDSEAEQ, translated from the coding sequence ATGAGCTCCCCCGGGGATACTAACATGACGACGAACGATTCGAACCAGCTGTTACAGTCGCTACTACAGAGACTTGAAGACATGAGCACTAGGATGGAGAGGCTGGAAGCATCATCGCACGAGCCACCTCAAACGCCTGGTCACAATACAGACGCCACCACTGATCCGACGCCAACCTCCGAGACTTCGAACACATCTGTGCCTATAATCCCAAAGCCGCGGCACAGCTTACCCCACCCGCCTACGTTTGGTGGAAACAAATCacaatggcgaggatggaagctagagatggagggcaagatcgaagaagacgcgcaAGCTATTGGAAGCCTAAAAGCTCAGCTACGCTACGTCTACATGCGTCTTGATGGGGCAGCGAAAACCAACGTTACAACATACTACGAGATACAAGTTAAAGAAGAATCGCCAAACCCTTTCAAGCTGCTTGACCGCCTTGAACTCCTCTACGGCGAACGAAATCGGAAGGAGAAAGCCATTCAGAACCTCTACTCTATACGCCAGAAGGACGACGAGACGTTTATTTCCTTCTATCCACggtttgagaaagagatggcCAACGCTGACGCAGAAAGCTGGCCTGAGCATACGAAGATATCCTACTTACGAAATGCATTAAGTGGTAGGATAAAGGATAGGCTTGTTGGTACATCAGGGACAGAAACAAGCACATACGCAAGGTTCGCTCAGAAGTGTGTAGATCTTAGCAACGACATGGAGTTGTTCGGCCAATGGACGAAAACAACCCGTCGTTACGGTAGCCGAACTGCTGAAAATGCACCAACCTATGAACCACCAGCAAAATCGAATAATGCCACTCTCACAGCAGCTTCCCCTGAAGACATGATGGAATGGGAACCTACGCAGCCTACAACTACCCAAGTGAACGCTGTCGGCCTCCGCGGCAAGACCAACATGAATGGATATCCATCTAGGCGTCCTGAGGACCGAGAACTTATTGGAAAACGAGCAAAATGGGTCAACCAAGAGGAAATCGATGCTCGACGCCAGGAACGACGCTGTCTTCGATGCGGCCGCAACAATTGCCGAATAGCTACATGCCCGTTGGCAGCCGCTCTACGACCAACTCACGTTAGCGTCAAGACAGCAAAGAGTACTGTGGTCACCAAGGCAGctgtagaggaggaagatcCAGAAGACTCCGAAGCAGAGCAATAG
- a CDS encoding Tymo-45kd-70kd domain containing protein, with product MTAKLCCTAEQEGRSDSPELPNARISQATPAKRPLLPKDSSSPNSHSTSARSEDLHELREIFHNAGDADDDRAMPMPAGRARFSRPSMQSIRSLHKMTSMRSIIRRKFSKDPSNTAPILTEDKYDVQDTTTISKSGTVVKQSQHGPLQPLHVTKGALKKDLLSDRKPDQGGYDSDAEVLDDIARNISKKLPTKRPSIHSIDWTTSTGRWVDFTSSLPLLMHHSKTTYESSTKDCISADHQNNVHPYDISKPQAVSLSTRFNHVFSTPNLRPNTSEERDRRIRRSHSATSMGLPKPSPISPLRLPSLTGNDSTGIPWSEAMRESLRLSQFPVPPRHISPKVSKTLLKDDKQPKNSHTDRQPQDITNCVSSTQTLETIPTFPSHVVEIRVQQPTSNASPRPSTSIRGTLREHMPLKKHDQAEQAVDEDVDSNQRHSVHLYSMRISHHLRSGSLLSWDQLADAPQLPTPPRALRERTVSDQSRVSQRNRQSARHNRQTSSSGFASSKVPARWGKVVADNADTHPDVASSTYSSRPQSPPDSFGGSLVSLSRTATENRPFNTSSTDLRKLRRSVSFPTDNEDTPRPTKRHGGTNLTVVTGYSAEPSLLSVPGPLARKNSVADTKTSKFREEFSPSPPKKKLTPSSSIIKFLNPKRLSLRSQSEAHLQPDVHITAVDGPGDTLVIPTDRERRYSRSLVSLQTEQKALGQHSGAEDVWDRALHAHQEEKASLFLPKNRELAVHASPFRERSGSVSTRRVSVEDVDSISRSDDVSHVPAKLPDPQAPGGKKDSGLPFKLLSRRSALAGQEAVEHELVTAFEKQGDGKEVVGAWGRYPSHTRHDRTTSAGKADNVQPRDFALEAAMRFASAKHDEDCIDPVQRRPSTPLLPGEKKKKKRVGSGRVAKSNSMTFGKTLMKNYSKMFKSQSTEFRRHGRGHRSSIASGGILEHPELELLPDVWAGDHNRSKEVLAQDHHDMRRTDGDNQASDAKGKGKLLADDSMATLRPRRNSSAPNLNELAFRDGATDSEHAKDRARVWSVYYENCVDSFPRLSTDADMGLDDFGRLARFSFDSKRVSMHSRNVSARIHHHSRNVSQMSRMSNISHGRSYDFAGEDDGAGEDKSLVSVRRSTMDLISKFKEQEATEHERILSLSRMECEGSKISVAAV from the coding sequence ATGACAGCCAAGTTGTGCTGCACTGCCGAGCAGGAGGGTCGATCAGACTCTCCCGAGCTGCCCAATGCTCGTATCAGCCAGGCCACACCAGCGAAACGGCCTCTCTTACCAAAGGACTCCAGCTCACCAAACTCGCACTCCACGAGTGCTCGCTCAGAAGATCTCCACGAGCTTAGAGAGATCTTTCACAATGCAGGAGACGCTGATGACGACAGAGCCATGCCCATGCCCGCCGGTCGTGCACGTTTCAGCCGCCCATCGATGCAGAGCATCCGCAGCCTGCACAAGATGACGAGCATGCGTTCCATCATCAGACGGAAGTTCTCCAAGGACCCTTCAAACACGGCTCCTATTCTTACAGAAGACAAATACGACGTTCAGGACACCACTACCATATCCAAATCTGGTACTGTAGTCAAGCAGTCGCAACATGGGCCGCTTCAGCCACTCCACGTTACCAAAGGCGCCCTGAAGAAGGATTTGCTCAGTGACAGGAAGCCCGATCAAGGGGGGTACGACTCGGATGCTGAAGTACTTGACGACATTGCAAGGAATATCAGCAAGAAGCTACCAACCAAGCGGCCAAGCATCCATAGCATTGACTGGACCACATCCACGGGAAGGTGGGTTGACTTCACCTCGTCTCTGCCCTTGCTCATGCATCACAGTAAAACCACATACGAGTCGTCAACAAAAGACTGCATCAGCGCCGACCACCAAAACAACGTTCATCCTTATGATATCTCTAAGCCGCAGGCAGTGTCCCTCTCGACTCGCTTCAACCATGTCTTTAGCACGCCCAACCTACGGCCAAACACATCGGAGGAAAGGGATCGAAGGATACGACGCTCACACTCTGCTACATCAATGGGCCTGCCAAAGCCCTCTCCCATCTCACCCCTACGATTGCCGAGTCTAACAGGCAATGACTCGACAGGGATACCATGGTCTGAAGCCATGCGAGAAAGTCTTCGTCTCTCGCAGTTCCCTGTACCTCCCCGTCACATCTCCCCCAAAGTTTCCAAGACTCTTTTGAAGGACGATAAACAACCAAAAAACTCTCATACAGACCGCCAGCCTCAGGATATTACCAACTGCGTATCGTCGACCCAAACACTCGAGACGATTCCTACCTTTCCTTCGCATGTCGTAGAGATCCGGGTTCAGCAGCCTACTTCAAACGCAAGTCCAAGGCCATCCACATCTATACGAGGCACTCTTCGAGAGCACATGCCGCTGAAGAAACATGACCAAGCGGAACAAGCCGTCGATGAGGATGTCGATAGCAACCAGCGTCATTCTGTCCATCTCTATAGTATGCGCATCTCTCACCACCTACGTTCTGGATCTCTTCTTTCGTGGGACCAGCTTGCCGACGCCCCACAACTACCCACCCCACCGCGTGCGTTGCGCGAGCGTACTGTTTCAGACCAGAGCCGTGTCTCTCAGCGAAACCGTCAGTCAGCACGTCACAACCGGCAGACATCGAGCTCTGGTTTTGCAAGCTCCAAGGTTCCGGCCCGATGGGGCAAGGTAGTGGCGGACAACGCCGACACTCACCCCGATGTAGCGTCTTCTACATACTCTAGTAGACCGCAAAGCCCCCCTGACAGTTTCGGTGGATCCTTAGTCAGCCTCTCTCGGACTGCAACCGAGAATAGACCCTTCAATACCTCATCAACCGATCTCCGGAAGCTAAGACGTTCCGTTTCTTTTCCCACGGACAACGAAGACACACCGCGACCAACTAAGCGGCATGGGGGCACCAACCTGACTGTCGTCACGGGCTATTCCGCAGAACCCTCACTTCTCTCCGTCCCTGGACCCTTGGCGCGTAAGAATAGTGTTGCCGATACCAAGACGTCCAAGTTTCGAGAAGAGTTCAGTCCATCCCCACCGAAGAAAAAGCTGACACCGTCGTCATCAATCATCAAGTTTTTGAATCCGAAACGACTCAGCTTGCGCAGCCAAAGCGAAGCCCATCTTCAGCCCGATGTTCACATCACCGCTGTGGACGGTCCAGGCGATACGTTAGTAATTCCTACTGATCGAGAACGTCGCTATTCTCGGTCCTTGGTCAGCCTACAGACGGAACAAAAGGCACTCGGGCAGCATAGCGGTGCGGAAGATGTCTGGGATCGCGCTTTGCATGCACATCAGGAAGAGAAGGCATCGCTTTTCCTCCCAAAAAATCGAGAGCTTGCCGTACATGCGAGCCCTTTCCGGGAACGCAGTGGCAGTGTATCCACCAGGCGCGTCAGCGTCGAGGATGTTGACTCTATAAGCCGAAGCGATGACGTTTCCCACGTGCCTGCAAAGTTGCCCGACCCACAAGCCCCTGGTGGCAAAAAAGATTCAGGGCTGCCATTCAAATTACTATCTAGACGCAGCGCTTTGGCAGGACAAGAGGCCGTCGAACATGAGCTTGTCACTGCATTCGAGAAACAAGGTGACGGCAAGGAAGTCGTCGGTGCATGGGGCCGCTACCCCTCCCATACACGACATGACCGCACCACTTCTGCAGGCAAAGCGGATAATGTGCAGCCTCGCGACTTTGCACTCGAAGCAGCTATGAGGTTCGCATCGGCAAAGCATGACGAAGATTGTATCGATCCAGTTCAGCGTAGACCCTCTACGCCTCTGTTGCCGGgagaaaagaagaaaaagaagagAGTCGGTAGCGGCCGCGTGGCGAAGAGCAACTCTATGACCTTTGGAAAGACTTTGATGAAAAATTACAGTAAGATGTTCAAGAGTCAGAGCACGGAATTTCGCAGACACGGCAGGGGACACCGTAGTTCTATAGCGTCTGGTGGCATCCTCGAACATCCTGAGCTCGAACTTCTACCCGATGTGTGGGCAGGTGACCACAACAGAAGCAAAGAAGTTTTGGCACAGGACCACCACGATATGCGTCGAACAGATGGTGATAATCAAGCCAGTGATGCCAAGGGTAAAGGAAAACTGCTAGCGGACGATTCCATGGCTACGCTCCGTCCACGCCGAAACTCGTCTGCACCCAACCTGAACGAATTAGCTTTTCGTGACGGTGCTACCGACTCGGAGCACGCAAAAGACCGCGCCCGTGTCTGGTCAGTCTACTATGAGAATTGTGTCGACTCATTCCCGCGTCTGAGCACGGATGCCGACATGGGGCTTGACGATTTTGGCCGACTGGCTCGTTTCTCTTTCGATAGCAAGCGCGTATCCATGCACTCACGCAATGTTTCGGCTCGAATACATCATCACTCTCGAAACGTCAGTCAAATGAGCCGTATGAGCAACATAAGCCATGGGAGGTCCTATGACTTTGCCGGCGAGGACGATGGAGCAGGCGAGGACAAGAGTTTGGTTAGTGTTCGGCGGAGCACCATGGATCTGATCTCCAAATTCAAGGAACAGGAGGCTACGGAGCACGAAAGAATTTTGTCTCTCAGCAGGATGGAGTGTGAAGGCTCGAAGATAAGTGTCGCGGCCGTCTAA
- a CDS encoding haloacid dehalogenase hydrolase, protein MSKQLPPVRACIFDVDGTLINSEDIYTGIYNSILREYGRPEYPWKIKATQQSRGSRGTKRLLDWAQVPLTLAEWAAKEKEGTHLFKNSKMLPGVHELLTTLKTKTSPRVFMSLASSAGHHKFALKTSHIPAINDAFDDPAFHIFGDDPEMSDSKKKPEPDIFLLALKRLNSAEVARGERALGPEECLIFEDSIAGVEAARRAGMRVVWVPHPGLAEVCRGREMDVLMGRTEKNGNIPDYGVVVDGGTSDLSVTQDGRMTSEDGMAEMILSLEDFPYQAYSMNVLK, encoded by the exons ATGTCTAAGCAATTACCGCCTGTACGAGCATGCATCTTCGATGTAGACGGCACACTCATCAACTCGGAAGACATCTACACAGGCATCTACAACAGTATTCTCCGTGAATATGGAAGGCCCGAGTACCCTTGGAAGATCAAGGCTACCCAACAAAGCAGGGGTTCACGT GGTACTAAGCGCCTCCTAGACTGGGCACAAGTGCCCCTCACACTCGCGGAATGGGCAGCGAAAGAAAAAGAAGGCACCCATTTATTTAAGAACAGCAAGATGCTACCCGGTGTCCATGAGCTTCTTACTACACTCAAGACTAAAACTTCACCACGCGTGTTCATGTCGCTAGCTAGCTCGGCAGGCCATCACAAATTCGCCTTGAAAACATCTCACATACCGGCCATCAATGATGCGTTCGATGACCCGGCCTTTCATATCTTTGGCGATGACCCCGAGATGTCTGACAGCAAGAAGAAGCCCGAGCCTGATATCTTTCTCCTAGCCTTGAAGCGACTTAATAGTGCGGAGGTGGCACGTGGCGAACGCGCTCTTGGTCCAGAAGAGTGCCTGATTTTTGAAGACTCTATTGCAGGTGTGGAAGCGGCGAGGAGAGCGGGTATGCGTGTTGTCTGGGTACCGCATCCAGGATTGGCTGAGGTGTGCAGAGGGCGGGAGATGGATGTGCTGATGGGAAGGACGGAGAAGAATGGTAATATTCCTGATTATGGCGTTGTTGTTGATGGGGGCACATCAGATTTGTCTGTCACTCAGGATGGGCGAATGACCTCGGAGGATGGCATGGCAGAGATGATACTGAGCTTGGAAGATTTTCCTTACCAGGCGTACAGTATGAATGTTCTCAAGTGA
- a CDS encoding DUF1929 multi-domain protein — MGVTGGMTNAKCKDACRAAGYVLAGTEYAGECFCDNQFRNNGGPAPDGEVGCNMACNGNQTEMCGGSDRLTTFKFYTGGESTASSAAPTVAPSTAVSTANPSVPATSTSAAQPVATGLPKGFEYKGCYVDGPGFRIVNYQQPDDQAMTIASCATKCAAAGYQIAAMEYSYQCFCDNAVRMGGKLAESESDCNTKCAGDQSQTCGGPNRMSIWSSQEPLKVIQAPKPVANVSGWEYQGCITDNVNGQSVFPWKLVNQTANSPQWCLSQCQAFGYMAGGMEYGEECYCGDLDGIEKTGSQVAPESDCNTACSGDPEALCGQGNRLSWYKWTADPLYVFDYPKGNAAGRYEFLVGGPIIPLISQPGINGKISFLEKHGTGEPNTTGAYEFDPSIGGDIFHAFRELRGIKTDIFCAAGLTMPDRAGRQINIGGWSTDSLFGVRIYWPDGSAGVNGTNDWQEDVSTVKLQRGRWYPTGMVMANGSMLIVGGEDGSNGPPVPNMEILPTVGPVYEAQYLRDTDPYNLYPYLVVLPSGGIFIQYYNEARILDEVTLDTVKVLPKVPSSIVDPTGGRTYPLEGTQVLMPQYYPYDAPLEVLICGGAARQPAWGLDNCVSIEPDAPNPQWTLERMPSRRVMSCMATLPDGTFLILNGAEIGAAGFGLADQSNLNAVLYDSRKPKHKRMSIMANTTIARMYHSEAVLMDDGRVLVSGSDPEDQGKHPQEHRLEVFLPPYILSGAPQPTFDLPQNDWIWETDYSFTITSATSGAIKVSLLGSESSTHGSSMGARILFPSFSCAGTSCTVKAPKGPYVAPVGWYRMFVLDGPTPSHAKWIRLGGDPAGLGNWPNAEAFKPLPGVGPVNSPKKTTRSESAVPRSFFG; from the exons ATGGGGGTGACGGGTGGTATGACCAACGCAAAGTGCAAGGACGCTTGTCGAGCAGCAGGGTACGTGCTTGCTGGCACCGAGTATGCTGGAGAGTGTTTCTGCGACAACCAGTTCAGGAACAACGGCGGGCCTGCACCTGATGGCGAAGTAGGTTGCAACATGGCTTGTAACGGCAACCAGACGGAGATGTGCGGTGGATCCGACCGCTTGACCACCTTCAAGTTTTACACAGGTGGAGAATCTACTGCATCATCTGCTGCACCAACAGTTGCCCCTTCGACTGCTGTATCGACTGCAAACCCAAGTGTGCCTGCAACTAGCACCTCTGCCGCGCAGCCAGTAGCGACCGGACTTCCAAAAGGCTTCGAGTACAAGGGCTGCTATGTCGACGGGCCCGGATTCCGCATTGTGAACTATCAGCAACCTGACGACCAAGCCATGACCATCGCCTCGTGTGCTACCAAATGTGCGGCTGCCGGATACCAAATCGCCGCCATGGAATACAGCTACCAATGTTTTTGTGACAATGCT GTCAGGATGGGCGGCAAGCTCGCCGAGTCAGAGTCAGATTGTAACACAAAGTGTGCAGGCGACCAAAGCCAGACATGCGGAGGCCCCAACAGGATGAGCATCTGGTCATCTCAGGAACCACTCAAGGTCATCCAAGCTCCCAAGCCCGTAGCAAACGTGAGCGGTTGGGAGTACCAAGGTTGCATCACTGACAACGTCAACGGTCAATCCGTCTTTCCATGGAAGCTAGTCAACCAAACTGCCAACTCTCCACAATGGTGTCTGAGCCAATGTCAAGCTTTCGGCTACATGGCTGGAGGTATGGAGTACGGTGAAGAATGCTACTGTGGAGACCTCGATGGTATCGAGAAGACTGGATCTCAAGTAGCGCCCGAATCTGACTGCAACACTGCCTGCTCTGGCGACCCGGAAGCCCTCTGCGGCCAAGGTAATCGACTGAGCTGGTACAAGTGGACAGCCGACCCGCTTTACGTCTTCGACTATCCCAAAGGCAACGCCGCTGGACGATATGAATTCCTCGTCGGCGGACCCATCATCCCGTTGATCTCACAACCCGGCATTAACGGCAAAATCTCTTTCCTAGAGAAACACGGAACAGGAGAGCCAAACACGACTGGAGCTTATGAATTCGACCCTTCGATTGGCGGAGACATCTTCCATGCTTTCCGCGAACTCCGCGGCATTAAGACGGATATTTTCTGTGCGGCAGGACTGACTATGCCGGATCGAGCCGGTCGTCAAATCAACATTGGTGGATGGTCGACAGATTCCCTGTTTGGCGTTCGCATTTACTGGCCCGACGGCTCAGCTGGAGTCAACGGTACAAACGACTGGCAGGAGGATGTCAGCACTGTCAAGTTGCAGCGAGGTCGATGGTACCCCACAGGCATGGTCATGGCCAACGGATCGATGCTCATCGTCGGTGGAGAGGATGGCTCAAATGGACCCCCAGTACCGAACATGGAGATCTTGCCTACTGTCGGGCCTGTCTATGAGGCACAGTACCTACGTGACACTGACCCTTACAACCTTTACCCATACCTGGTCGTGCTTCCGTCTGGTGGTATCTTTATCCAGTACTACAACGAGGCGCGCATCCTGGACGAAGTCACCTTGGATACAGTCAAGGTCTTGCCCAAGGTCCCTTCGTCAATCGTCGATCCCACCGGAGGCCGCACGTACCCGCTTGAGGGTACCCAGGTCCTTATGCCACAGTACTACCCCTACGATGCACCTCTTGAGGTTCTCATCTGCGGTGGTGCAGCCAGGCAGCCCGCCTGGGGCCTCGACAACTGCGTTAGTATCGAACCAGACGCGCCAAACCCACAATGGACTCTTGAACGCATGCCATCCAGGCGTGTCATGTCGTGCATGGCAACGCTTCCAGACGGAACTTTCCTGATCCTCAACGGAGCTGAGATCGGTGCGGCAGGCTTTGGTCTTGCAGACCAATCCAACCTGAATGCTGTCTTGTACGATTCGAGGAAGCCGAAACACAAGCGCATGAGCATCATGGCCAACACGACAATTGCGCGCATGTACCACTCTGAGGCTGTACTCATGGACGACGGAAGGGTGCTTGTATCTGGTTCCGATCCGGAAGATCAGGGTAAGCATCCTCAGGAGCATCGATTGGAGGTCTTCCTTCCACCCTACATTCTCTCTGGCGCACCGCAACCCACTTTCGACCTGCCCCAAAATGACTGGATTTGGGAGACAGACTATTCTTTCACAATTACATCCGCTACCAGCGGCGCGATCAAGGTCTCACTGCTCGGATCCGAGTCTAGTACTCACGGAAGCTCCATGGGAGCTCGCATTCTGTTCCCAAGCTTCTCTTGTGCTGGAACATCGTGCACCGTCAAGGCACCAAAGGGGCCTTATGTCGCGCCGGTAGGATGGTACCGTATGTTTGTTTTGGATGGACCAACGCCTTCGCACGCCAAGTGGATCCGACTTGGTGGTGACCCAGCCGGGCTTGGAAACTGGCCCAACGCAGAAGCTTTCAAGCCATTGCCCGGTGTGGGACCTGTAAACTCACCCAAGAAGACGACTAGGTCCGAGTCTGCTGTGCCTCGCAGCTTCTTCGGATGA
- a CDS encoding DUF2236 domain containing protein, with translation MSPYILLLPVVVGYLALAKSLRYRRIAQLQAQYGSTAVQFANLDYKDAQKIIAQIGLYEFPWIFLAGKDFAFLRAFAIPGISKVSVAAKEMVSRVGKRYADTTVLVGEFLVNDIDSERACIAINRMNWIHSRYGSKIKMDQMVYTLCLLTCEALQWIDRYDWRQTTALEKHASWVFWNEVGKRMGLTDIPENFEACAEFIEAFEKRHMKPSENNAIIAQGVFTLYASTVPAFLAPVVRAVLIAFMDTRLSDAFKVATPHTNFVRSFLCLVLALRRYFVRHLMLPRYSTLQVFGEENAAGFRPMLFWEIEPWYVASPKQCNWFHRMYTRFCGLPVAGDAKFRPEGYKLQEIGPKHLEGKGSEEVLSFVKKGGASSFSTFGQFEDTIYKRGGGCPMDAGIASPSPKGTCPLGYEESLTAAQFKKGTYDHPLGTSLSTPISQVSHALKVAFPMASEL, from the exons ATGTCGCCGTACATCCTGCTTCTTCCAGTAGTTGTTGGCTACCTGGCCCTTGCAAAATCGCTCAGGTACCGTCGTATCGCACAGCTGCAAGCACAGTATGGCTCCACTGCGGTACAATTCGCGAATCTCGACTACAAGGATGCGCAGAAGATCATCGCTCAGATAGGTCTATACGAGTTCCCCTGGATCTTTCTCGCGGGAAAGGACTTTGCGTTCCTGAGA GCCTTCGCAATCCCCGGTATCTCTAAGGTATCAGTCGCAGCCAAGGAAATGGTATCTCGTGTGGGAAAACGTTACGCAGACACCACCGTCCTCGTCGGCGAATTCCTCGTCAACGACATCGACAGCGAACGCGCCTGCATCGCCATCAATCGCATGAACTGGATTCACTCACGCTACGGCAGCAAAATCAAGATGGACCAAATGGTCTACACACTCTGTCTACTAACCTGCGAGGCCCTACAGTGGATCGACCGGTACGACTGGCGACAGACCACCGCCCTCGAGAAGCATGCATCCTGGGTATTCTGGAACGAAGTGGGAAAGCGAATGGGGCTTACAGACATACCTGAAAACTTTGAGGCGTGCGCAGAGTTTATCGAGGCGTTTGAGAAGCGGCACATGAAGCCTTCGGAGAACAACGCGATCATTGCTCAGGGCGTCTTTACACTGTATGCGTCGACTGTTCCTGCTTTCTTGGCCCCCGTTGTACGCGCCGTCTTGATTGCTTTCATGGATACGCGGCTGAGCGACGCCTTCAAGGTAGCCACTCCGCACACTAACTTTGTCCGGTCTTTTCTGTGCCTTGTCTTGGCGCTACGGAGGTACTTTGTTCGTCACCTGATGCTGCCACGATACTCGACGTTGCAAGTGTTTGGTGAGGAGAATGCCGCTGGATTCCGTCCAATGCTGTTTTGGGAAATCGAGCCGTGGTATGTGGCGTCTCCAAAACAGTGTAACTGGTTCCATAGGATGTATACTCGCTTCTGTGGGCTGCCTGTGGCGGGCGATGCAAAGTTTCGGCCGGAAGGATACAAGTTACAGGAGATTGGTCCGAAGCATCTGGAGGGCAAGGGCAGCGAGGAAGTCTTGTCTTTTGTGAAGAAAGGCGGGGCTTCGTCGTTCAGTACCTTTGGACAGTTCGAAGATACCATCTACAAGAGAGGTGGGGGATGCCCGATGGACGCTGGAATCGCTTCTCCATCCCCAAAAGGTACATGCCCACTAGGCTACGAAGAAAGTCTCACAGCGGCACAGTTCAAAAAGGGCACCTACGACCATCCACTTGGAACCAGTCTCTCTACACCCATATCCCAGGTTTCCCATGCACTCAAAGTCGCTTTCCCGATGGCCTCGGAGTTGTAG